The following coding sequences are from one Candidatus Binataceae bacterium window:
- the sucC gene encoding ADP-forming succinate--CoA ligase subunit beta: MNIHEFQAKQILGRFGASVPKGQPASTPDEAAAAFRALGQPKAVVKAQIHAGGRGKAGGVKLVNSADEAREFAAQLLGKPLVTHQTGPEGRVVRRVYVEEASAVARELYLGMVVDRKAAAVAVIASTEGGMEIEEVAAKTPDKIITEPVDPLLGMSGFLARKIAFALGLKDKQVGQFASLLGALYKAFVDTDASLIEINPLVVTQDGRVMCLDAKIAFDDNGLFRHPDIRELRDPNEEDPAETEAAKYDLSYVHLDGNIGCMVNGAGLAMATMDIVKYYGAEPANFLDVGGGANAEKIAAAFRILLSDSRVKAVLINVFGGIMQCDVLARGVVEAAREVKLSVPLVVRMEGTNVEQGKRILAESGIKVIAANDMADAARRVVEAIR; this comes from the coding sequence ATGAACATCCACGAATTCCAGGCCAAACAGATCCTCGGCCGCTTCGGCGCGTCGGTGCCCAAGGGCCAACCCGCCTCCACGCCCGACGAGGCGGCGGCCGCCTTTCGCGCGCTCGGCCAGCCCAAGGCGGTGGTGAAGGCGCAGATCCACGCCGGCGGCCGCGGCAAGGCCGGTGGGGTAAAGCTCGTAAACTCCGCCGACGAGGCGCGCGAGTTTGCCGCCCAACTGCTCGGCAAGCCGCTGGTGACCCATCAGACCGGCCCCGAGGGGCGCGTCGTGCGCCGCGTTTACGTCGAGGAGGCCAGCGCGGTCGCGCGCGAGCTGTACCTGGGGATGGTGGTCGATCGCAAGGCGGCTGCCGTCGCGGTCATCGCCAGCACCGAAGGCGGAATGGAGATCGAGGAGGTCGCGGCGAAGACGCCCGACAAGATCATCACCGAGCCGGTCGATCCACTGCTCGGGATGAGCGGGTTTCTGGCGCGCAAGATCGCCTTTGCGCTCGGGCTGAAGGACAAGCAGGTCGGCCAGTTCGCAAGCCTGCTCGGCGCGCTCTACAAGGCGTTCGTCGACACCGACGCCTCGCTAATCGAAATCAATCCGCTGGTGGTCACCCAGGACGGGCGCGTGATGTGCCTCGACGCGAAGATCGCCTTCGACGACAATGGCCTGTTTCGCCATCCCGACATCCGCGAACTGCGCGACCCCAACGAGGAGGACCCGGCCGAGACCGAAGCCGCCAAGTATGACCTCAGCTATGTCCATCTCGACGGCAACATCGGATGCATGGTCAACGGCGCGGGGCTGGCGATGGCGACGATGGACATCGTCAAGTACTACGGCGCCGAGCCAGCCAACTTCCTCGACGTCGGCGGCGGCGCCAACGCCGAGAAAATCGCCGCCGCCTTCCGCATCCTGCTCTCCGACTCGCGCGTCAAGGCGGTGCTGATCAACGTCTTCGGCGGGATCATGCAGTGCGACGTGCTTGCCCGCGGCGTGGTCGAGGCGGCGCGCGAGGTCAAGCTGAGCGTGCCGCTGGTGGTGCGAATGGAAGGCACCAACGTCGAGCAGGGTAAACGGATCCTCGCCGAGTCGGGGATCAAGGTCATCGCCGCCAACGACATGGCCGACGCGGCGCGCCGCGTGGTCGAAGCGATCCGCTAG
- the sucD gene encoding succinate--CoA ligase subunit alpha, with translation MSILVNKNTRVLTQGITGATGQFHTRACREYGTQMVGGVVPGKGGTDFEGIPIFDTVEQARKTTGANASVIYVPPPFAADAILEAAAAGIELIICITEGIPVLDMVKVKHYLARSNSRLIGPNCPGVITPGECKIGIMPGYIHKPGRVGVISRSGTLTYEAVHQLTQLGIGQSTCVGIGGDPIIGTSQIDVLELFNKDPNTDAVIFIGEIGGTAEEEAAAYIKQNFRKPVVAFIAGQTAPKGRRMGHAGAIISGGRGSAADKIAALKAAGVNVAKSPAELGITMKAALDARRN, from the coding sequence ATGAGCATCCTGGTCAACAAGAACACCCGCGTCCTCACTCAGGGCATCACCGGCGCCACCGGCCAGTTCCATACCCGCGCCTGCCGCGAGTACGGCACCCAGATGGTCGGCGGAGTGGTGCCCGGCAAGGGCGGCACGGACTTCGAGGGCATCCCGATCTTCGACACCGTCGAGCAGGCGCGCAAGACGACCGGCGCCAACGCCAGCGTCATTTACGTGCCGCCGCCATTCGCCGCCGACGCCATCCTCGAGGCCGCCGCCGCCGGAATCGAACTCATCATCTGCATCACCGAGGGCATCCCTGTGCTCGACATGGTCAAGGTCAAACACTACCTCGCCCGCAGTAACTCGCGCCTCATCGGTCCCAATTGTCCCGGCGTGATCACTCCGGGCGAGTGCAAGATCGGAATCATGCCGGGCTATATCCACAAGCCCGGGCGCGTGGGTGTGATCTCGCGCTCGGGCACGCTGACCTACGAGGCGGTGCATCAGCTCACTCAGCTCGGCATCGGGCAGTCAACCTGCGTCGGCATCGGCGGCGATCCGATCATCGGCACCAGCCAGATCGATGTGCTCGAGCTGTTCAACAAGGATCCCAACACTGACGCCGTGATCTTCATAGGCGAGATCGGGGGCACCGCCGAGGAAGAGGCGGCCGCCTATATCAAGCAGAACTTCCGCAAGCCCGTGGTCGCATTCATCGCCGGCCAGACCGCGCCCAAGGGACGGCGGATGGGCCATGCGGGCGCGATCATCTCGGGCGGACGCGGCAGCGCCGCCGACAAGATCGCGGCGCTCAAGGCCGCCGGGGTCAACGTCGCGAAGAGTCCGGCCGAGCTGGGCATCACGATGAAGGCCGCGCTCGACGCGCGGCGCAATTAG
- the ndk gene encoding nucleoside-diphosphate kinase: MALERTLAIIKPDAVARGLTGDILKRIEGRGLKLRAMRLMRLTRAQAESFYEVHKARPFYSSLCEYMSSGPVVVAVLEADGAIARWRELMGATDPAKAAAGTIRKDFGQNVEQNAVHGSDAPETAAREVAFFFSGLDIVS, translated from the coding sequence ATGGCCTTGGAACGGACATTGGCAATCATCAAGCCCGACGCGGTCGCGCGCGGGCTTACCGGCGATATCCTCAAGCGCATCGAGGGCAGGGGGCTCAAGCTGCGCGCGATGCGCCTGATGCGGCTGACACGCGCGCAGGCCGAGTCGTTCTACGAGGTGCACAAGGCGCGGCCGTTTTACTCCTCGCTGTGCGAGTACATGTCGTCGGGGCCGGTGGTGGTCGCGGTGCTGGAGGCCGACGGCGCGATCGCGCGTTGGCGCGAGCTGATGGGCGCGACCGACCCGGCCAAGGCGGCGGCGGGCACGATTCGCAAGGACTTCGGACAGAACGTCGAGCAGAATGCTGTGCACGGCTCTGACGCTCCGGAAACCGCCGCTCGCGAAGTCGCGTTCTTCTTCAGCGGCCTCGATATCGTCAGCTAG